In Deltaproteobacteria bacterium, the genomic stretch AAGTGGTTGCCGCCGATCGACAGGCCATCGCCGTCACCGGTCACCATCCACACGTCGAGCTCCGGATTCGCCAGCTTCACACCGGTCGCGATCGCGGGCGCGCGGCCGTGGATGGTGTGGAAGCCGTACGTGCTCATGTAGTACGGGAAGCGGCTCGAGCAGCCGATGCCCGACACGAACACGGTCTTCTCGCGCGTGACCCCGAGCTTGGGCAGGGTGTGCTGTATCGCAGCCAGGATCGCATAGTCGCCACAACCAGGGCACCAGCGCACCTCCTGGTCGGAGACGAAGTCTTTCTGGGTGAGCGGCTTGTTGGGGGTGTCCATGGTCGGCTCCGAAGATCTCTAGCTGAGGCGGTTGTTGCGGACCAGGGGCGCAGCAAGCTTGACGCGGATCTCCTGCTCGAGCTCTGCCACGCGGAAGGGCATGCCGGAGATCTTGTCCATCGGGTCGGCGGGGATGAGGTACTCGGCCCGCAGCAGACGCACGAGCTGGCCGTTGTTGAGCTCGGGCACGAGCACGCGCTCGAAGCCGCCGAGCAGATCGGCGAGGTTGCTCGGCAGCGGCCACAGGTGGCGCACGTGCACGTGCGACACGTCGAGGCCGTCTTTGCGGGCACGACGTACGGCCTGGTGGATCGAGCCGTAGGTCGAGCCCCAGCCGACCACCACCATCTTGCCGCGCTCGTTGCCGATCTCGACCTTCTGCAGCGGCAGGTCCTTGGCCACGCCGAGCACCTTGTCGGCGCGCGTCTTGGTCATCTTCTGATGGTTCTCGGGGTCGTAGCTGATGTGGCCCGAGGCGAAGTTCTTCTCGATGCCGCCGATGCGGTGCTCGAGCCCGGGCGTGCCGGGCTTGGCCCAGTTGCGCGCGAGCGTCTCGGGATCACGCACGTAGGGGTGGAAGCCCGCCGGGTCGGTGCGGAACGCGACCGGGATCTTGGGCAGGTCCGCGAAGCTCGGGATGGCCCATGGCTCCGCGCCGTTGGCGATGTAGCCGTCGGACAGCACGATGACCGGCGTCATGTACTTGATCGCCAGCCGCACGGCCTCGATCGCCATGTAGAAGCACTCGCCCGGCGTCGCCGGTGCGAGCACGACCAACGGCGCGTCGCCGTTGCGACCCCACACCGCCTGGAACAGGTCGCTCTGCTCGGTCTTCGTGGGCATGCCGGTCGAGGGCCCGGCGCGCTGCACGTCGAAGATCACGAGCGGCAGCTCGGTCATGATCGCCAGGCCCATCGCCTCGCCCTTGAGCGCCATGCCTGGGCCCGAGGTCGCGGTCGCACCGATGATGCCCGCGTACGATGCACCGATCGCCGAGCAGATCGCAGCGATCTCGTCCTCGGCCTGGAAGGTCGTCACGCCGTAGTGCTTGAGACCCGCCAGCGAGTGCAGCACGCTCGACGCCGGCGTGATCGGGTACGAGCCGTAGAACACCGGCAGCTCGGCCAGGCGGCCGGCGGTGGCGAGGCCCCACGCGAGCGCCTCGTTGCCGGTGATGTTGCGGTAGTGGCCGCGCGGCAGGTCGGCCTTGGGGATCTTGTAGGCGGCGACGCCGGTTGGCAGCTCGGCGGTCTCGCCGTAGACGTGGCCGGCGTTGAGCGCCGCGATGTTGGCCTCGGCGATGTCGGGACGCTTGGCGAACTTCTTCTTCAACCACTCGATGGTCGGCGTGCGATCACGACCGAACAGCCAGTAGAGCAGGCCGAGCGTCCACACGTTCTTGGCGCGCAGCGCCTCCTTCGTGCCGAGGCCGAACGGCTCGACCGCAGCCACCACCAGCTTCGAGACGTCGATCTCGAGCTTGCGGTACGGATCGAGCGTGCCGTCCTCGAGCGGATTCTTCTCGTAGCCGGCCTTCTTGAGGTTCTGCGGCGTGAACGCGCCGGTGTTCAGGATGATGAGCCCGCCGCTCGGCACGTCGCGCAGGTTGACCTTGAGCGCCGCGGGGTTCATCGCGACCAGCACGTCGGGCTCGTCGCCGGGCGTGAGCACGTCGTGGGATGCGAAATGGATCTGGAAGCCCGACACACCGAAGGTGGTGCCGGCGGGGGCGCGGATCTCGGCGGGGAAATCGGGGAAGGTCGCGAGGTCGTTGCCGGCGACGGCGGTCGTCTGCGTGAACTGCATGCCCGCGAGCTGCATGCCGTCGCCCGAGTCGCCCGCGAATCGGATCACGACGGAGTCGAGGATCTCGCGGCCATCGGCGTCTTTGGATCGAACCGGGGTGTCCATGGTCGTCAACCTTGCGCTCGCTTGGAGTCGTCGAACGCGTGCGGCGTCGGATGCACCGCGTTCGCGTCGTTGCTGGTCGCGCGAGTATGGGCGAAGTGACACGCGCTTGTCACCGGCCGCGCCGGCACCTGGCGGGCGAGGACTCCGCACGCGGCCGACGCGTCGCGAAGCGTCGCGCGGCGCGGACCCACGCCGCACTCGAGGCATGCGCTCGCTCACACCCACCGCGACGCCGTGCATGCGGCTCTCGGCTAGTGTTGCGCTCCATGGCCAAGGGAAAGACCACCGACGTCGACGCACTCGTGGATCAGGCACTACGTGCAGTCGACGACGACGAGCTCGATACCGCCGAGAGCATCCTCGACGACTGCAAGGGCAGCGTCGGTGAGAACCACCCGCGGGTGCTCCACCTCGCCGGCATGCTCGCGTGGGCACAGGGCGACCTCGAGCGCGCCAACGGCTTCCTCATGCAGGCCGCCGACGGCGCCCCCGATCGCGCCGACATCCAGCTCGACTGCGCCGAGTGCCTCTTCACCGGCGAGGAGCTCGACGAGGCCGAGGCCCAGGTCCGCGCCGCGCTCGCGCTGCCCAGCCTGACCAAGCCGCAGGGCGACGACGCGCGCCTGTTGCTGGCGCAGATCCGGCTCGCGGGCGACGACCCCGACGAGGCACTCGAGGTGCTCGCCGAGATCGATCCGCAGCTGCACGGACACCCCGCGTTCCTCAGCACCCGCGGCTCGGCGAACATGCACGCCGGCAAGCTCGACGAGGCGATCGCGGATCTCGGCGCGGCCGTCGAGCTCGACCCGGAGGATGCCGACCTCCACTACCAGCTCGCGATCGTGCTCGGCACCGCCGGCAAGCACGACGAAGCCACCGCGCAGATGCAGAAGGTCCGCGAGCTCGACGCGGCCGAAGACGGCCCCAGCGAGGAGCCCAGCTTCGCCGAGGCGCAGGAGCTGCGCTCGCGACTCGAAGACGTGTTCGAGCAGCTGCCCGACCCGCTGCTCAAGCTCGTCGCGCACGCGCCCATCACCGTGCAGACCCGCGCCAGCGAGGAGCAGGTCGCGGCCGGCGTCGATCCCCGCAACGTCATCGCCTTCCTCGGCACGCGCAAGCGCGGCAACGACGACGCCGAGCTCACCGGCATCGTCGTGATGCGCGACCTCCTGCCGGCCGAGGACGAGGCCGACGAAGAGGGCGACGATGCCGTCGAGACCGAGCTGTTCTACGGCCTCATGGACGAGCTGCAGAGCTTCTTCGATCGCAACGACCTGGTGATGGCGGAGGCCTAGACGACGATGTCCGTGCCGACCGATTCCGCGGCCCTGGTCTACGACTGGAACGAGAAGGATCGGCACGGGCCGCTGCTGCGCAAGCCGCCGCGGTTCGTCGACGAGAGCATACGCGACGGCCT encodes the following:
- a CDS encoding tetratricopeptide repeat protein, with the translated sequence MAKGKTTDVDALVDQALRAVDDDELDTAESILDDCKGSVGENHPRVLHLAGMLAWAQGDLERANGFLMQAADGAPDRADIQLDCAECLFTGEELDEAEAQVRAALALPSLTKPQGDDARLLLAQIRLAGDDPDEALEVLAEIDPQLHGHPAFLSTRGSANMHAGKLDEAIADLGAAVELDPEDADLHYQLAIVLGTAGKHDEATAQMQKVRELDAAEDGPSEEPSFAEAQELRSRLEDVFEQLPDPLLKLVAHAPITVQTRASEEQVAAGVDPRNVIAFLGTRKRGNDDAELTGIVVMRDLLPAEDEADEEGDDAVETELFYGLMDELQSFFDRNDLVMAEA
- a CDS encoding 2-oxoacid:acceptor oxidoreductase subunit alpha, with translation MDTPVRSKDADGREILDSVVIRFAGDSGDGMQLAGMQFTQTTAVAGNDLATFPDFPAEIRAPAGTTFGVSGFQIHFASHDVLTPGDEPDVLVAMNPAALKVNLRDVPSGGLIILNTGAFTPQNLKKAGYEKNPLEDGTLDPYRKLEIDVSKLVVAAVEPFGLGTKEALRAKNVWTLGLLYWLFGRDRTPTIEWLKKKFAKRPDIAEANIAALNAGHVYGETAELPTGVAAYKIPKADLPRGHYRNITGNEALAWGLATAGRLAELPVFYGSYPITPASSVLHSLAGLKHYGVTTFQAEDEIAAICSAIGASYAGIIGATATSGPGMALKGEAMGLAIMTELPLVIFDVQRAGPSTGMPTKTEQSDLFQAVWGRNGDAPLVVLAPATPGECFYMAIEAVRLAIKYMTPVIVLSDGYIANGAEPWAIPSFADLPKIPVAFRTDPAGFHPYVRDPETLARNWAKPGTPGLEHRIGGIEKNFASGHISYDPENHQKMTKTRADKVLGVAKDLPLQKVEIGNERGKMVVVGWGSTYGSIHQAVRRARKDGLDVSHVHVRHLWPLPSNLADLLGGFERVLVPELNNGQLVRLLRAEYLIPADPMDKISGMPFRVAELEQEIRVKLAAPLVRNNRLS